The Phragmites australis chromosome 15, lpPhrAust1.1, whole genome shotgun sequence genome window below encodes:
- the LOC133892326 gene encoding horcolin-like yields the protein MGKPAKIGPWGGNCGSCRDVRATPEQLVCVKVTTDSICIRSISFYYGATDGKMYQEGPWGSDDGSADEVNLGSWDCLREISGTTGPAYYTDNMLKSLTFVTDKGTYGPYGANEGTPFRIPVQDNGRIDGFFGRAGSLLDAIGIYVNPN from the exons ATG GGCAAGCCTGCCAAGATTGGGCCATGGGGTGGCAACTGCGGCAGTTGTCGGGATGTCAGGGCGACTCCCGAGCAGCTGGTTTGTGTGAAAGTCACAACCGACAGTATCTGCATCCGCTCGATTTCCTTTTATTATGGAGCAACGGATGGGAAAATGTACCAGGAGGGCCCATGGGGTAGCGACGATGGCTCTGCAGACGAG GTTAACCTCGGGTCTTGGGACTGCCTGAGGGAGATCTCCGGGACAACGGGTCCAGCTTATTATACTGATAACATGCTGAAGTCTCTTACATTTGTTACCGACAAAGGTACGTACGGTCCGTACGGCGCCAATGAAGGAACTCCTTTCCGCATCCCGGTGCAGGACAACGGCCGCATCGATGGGTTCTTTGGGCGCGCTGGAAGTTTGCTGGATGCCATTGGGATCTACGTGAACCCAAACTGA
- the LOC133892944 gene encoding 60 kDa jasmonate-induced protein-like yields MATFVFDVSKDASSFQSFIKKLRKHAQDENNPTLVDGVSRLTAEADNPETFDLNVRSGYNEVTLRVRIDNLYVIGFKTTENRWFEFLHDNNRAPMIQGSTSLTYNGSYTSNGIGSLDEGQAILGRTAVVDAINGLANFRGTTDDTTRARLRALIVNFIESTRFDDIANRVDLQMRSPSGPAADRQLTQRDISLIRNWGKLSRALINRVNNPEGPNPFLRFQNLGIQNALDAAAVLGMVLIGVVRSNLQRQRRSTSGGNSKDTDTAGLTLAEVVGVLIRNIDGENPGDLYGTISITDGFGTVKLFNRDKRNTQSVGPGGWADLTWPALAIFGADDLIIDVDLMDHDTLSPDDEVARGQVAWNSRDALSRDYDRIQRKQVKGQSGSVEVQFAVLTDAVVATVEVVMLDGDGENVPDVYGKITASTVMPYCGGRLEYKLFDKQRGQSVGVPKGTAIPPQRKVISAPLCSMLQVSADLWDADSFPDLSHDDHIANGSVAFTPRLAGNDNADIKGPYGRVRVYVTWSL; encoded by the exons ATGGCTACGTTTGTCTTTGATGTCTCGAAAGACGCGAGTAGTTTCCAGAGTTTCATAAAAAAACTGCGGAAACATGCCCAAGATGAGAATAACCCCACCCTCGTGGATGGGGTCTCCAGGCTAACCGCTGAGGCGGACAATCCGGAAACGTTTGATCTCAATGTACGTTCTGGGTACAACGAGGTCACCCTGAGAGTGCGGATTGACAACCTCTATGTCATCGGCTTTAAAACCACTGAGAATAGGTGGTTTGAGTTCCTCCATGACAACAACAGAGCCCCTATGATACAAGGGTCGACCTCACTGACGTACAACGGGAGCTACACAAGTAACGGCATTGGTTCGTTGGATGAG GGACAAGCTATTCTTGGCCGGACGGCTGTAGTTGACGCTATCAATGGCCTGGCCAATTTCAGAGGAACAACCGATGATACGACGAGAGCTCGGCTGCGTGCACTGATTGTGAACTTCATCGAGTCCACCAGGTTCGACGACATCGCCAACCGTGTCGACCTCCAGATGAGAAGCCCATCTGGACCTGCCGCAGACCGGCAGCTGACACAACGGGATATCAGCCTGATCCGCAACTGGGGCAAACTGTCGCGAGCCTTGATTAATCGTGTCAATAACCCCGAAGGGCCGAACCCCTTCCTTCGATTCCAAAATTTGGGGATACAAAATGCCTTGGATGCAGCCGCGGTGCTTGGCATGGTGCTCATTGGGGTCGTGAGGAGCAACCTGCAGCGCCAACGGCGCTCCACCAGCGGTGGCAACAGCAAGGACACCGACACCGCAGGCCTCACGCTTGCCGAGGTTGTTGGGGTGCTCATTAGGAACATCGACGGCGAAAACCCCGGCGATCTCTACGGGACGATCAGCATCACCGACGGCTTCGGTACCGTGAAGCTGTTCAACCGGGACAAGAGGAACACCCAGTCGGTCGGCCCTGGGGGCTGGGCCGACCTCACCTGGCCGGCTCTAGCGATCTTCGGTGCCGACGACTtgatcatcgacgtcgacctCATGGACCACGACACCCTGTCCCCTGACGACGAGGTGGCGCGCGGGCAGGTGGCCTGGAACTCCCGTGACGCCTTGAGCCGCGACTATGACAGGATCCAGAGGAAGCAGGTCAAGGGCCAAAGTGGTTCCGTGGAGGTGCAGTTCGCAGTGCTGACCGACGCCGTGGTGGCCACCGTGGAGGTCGTGATGCTGGACGGCGACGGAGAGAACGTCCCGGACGTCTACGGCAAAATCACTGCGTCGACCGTTATGCCGTACTGCGGCGGACGGCTGGAGTACAAACTGTTCGATAAGCAGCGAGGCCAGTCCGTCGGCGTGCCAAAAGGTACGGCCATACCACCGCAGCGGAAGGTCATCTCCGCACCGCTGTGCTCGATGCTTCAAGTCTCCGCCGACTTGTGGGACGCGGACAGTTTCCCCGACCTCTCCCACGACGACCACATCGCGAATGGCTCTGTGGCCTTCACCCCACGTCTCGCGGGCAACGACAATGCAGATATCAAAGGCCCGTACGGCAGGGTGAGGGTGTACGTCACTTGGTCACTCTAG